The Prunus persica cultivar Lovell chromosome G7, Prunus_persica_NCBIv2, whole genome shotgun sequence genome has a segment encoding these proteins:
- the LOC109950269 gene encoding uncharacterized protein LOC109950269 has translation MASTQQRDLKCYYSNIRRLYEMEKLMKAQVDGMADDENKRMLQSALTGILKMREDLWNDFNDSLKVTLESKSIRAFRVEEALETPQEWDVMAILIQYLCPNTSDSAAADPYSASYAGENRNPLAPEKTLREKLLSWILARGTTVGNFAATVAELWLLTKVSEFFSKTAVPQIDTHIVNPTSSPKTKLPFATVVAQKGLQQILDAVKLDV, from the exons ATGGCTTCTACACAGCAACGAGACCTCAAATGTTACTACAGCAACATTAGGAGACTCTACGAAATGGAGAAATTGATGAAGGCACAAGTGGATGGCATGGCAGATGATGAGAACAAACGGATGCTTCAATCTGCCCTGACCGGAATCCTCAAAATGAGAGAGGATTTGTGGAACGATTTCAACGATTCGTTGAAGGTGACCCTGGAAAGTAAATCTATCAGAGCTTTCAGGGTGGAGGAAGCCCTGGAAACCCCCCAGGAGTGGGACGTTATGGCCATCCTTATCCAGTACCTATGCCCTAATACGTCTGATTCGGCGGCGGCGGATCCGTATTCGGCCTCTTATGCGGGGGAGAATCGAAATCCATTGGCTCCTGAGAAAACTTTACGCGAGAAATTGTTGTCATGGATTCTTGCTAGAGGTACAACTGTTGGGAATTTTGCTGCTACTGTCGCAGAGCTTTGGTTACTGACGAAGGTttcggaatttttttctaaaactgCGGTTCCGCAGATTGACACACACATCGTAAACCCCACCAGCTCCCCGAAAACTAAGCTCCCTTTCG CCACGGTTGTCGCACAGAAAGGATTACAGCAGATTCTCGATGCTGTAAAATTGGATGTGTAG